A region from the Actinoplanes sp. OR16 genome encodes:
- a CDS encoding TetR/AcrR family transcriptional regulator has translation MRNAQSPVRKPKQERSRVSFDAAVDAAVALLVERGSDAFTLSEVSKLSGVSTGAIYGRVDSKDELLRIANARVMARIAEDEEAAFARPAPEGETFPEAVERAVRTMTEVLRAHAPMIAPFMRIAQNDEVIGARGRAAFDRMAGAFAAALLCRRGDIGHPDPERAVKSSCVIVYSVLARWLGLGSDVEAPGDGNWDEIMEDLTAMVIGFLLPRQG, from the coding sequence ATGCGGAACGCCCAATCGCCGGTGCGCAAGCCCAAGCAGGAACGCAGCCGGGTGTCCTTCGACGCGGCCGTCGACGCCGCGGTGGCGCTGCTCGTCGAGCGCGGTTCGGACGCGTTCACGCTGAGTGAGGTCAGCAAGCTCTCCGGCGTCTCGACCGGCGCGATCTACGGCCGGGTGGACAGCAAGGACGAGTTGCTGCGGATCGCCAACGCGCGGGTGATGGCGAGGATCGCCGAGGACGAGGAGGCGGCGTTCGCGCGGCCGGCGCCCGAGGGCGAGACGTTCCCGGAGGCGGTCGAGCGGGCCGTCCGGACCATGACCGAGGTGCTGCGCGCGCACGCTCCGATGATCGCGCCGTTCATGCGGATCGCTCAGAACGACGAGGTGATCGGCGCCCGGGGCCGGGCCGCGTTCGACCGGATGGCCGGGGCGTTCGCCGCGGCGCTGCTGTGCCGGCGCGGCGACATCGGGCACCCCGACCCGGAGCGCGCGGTCAAGTCCAGCTGCGTGATCGTCTACAGCGTTCTGGCCCGCTGGCTGGGGCTGGGCAGTGACGTCGAGGCACCCGGGGACGGCAACTGGGACGAGATCATGGAGGACCTGACCGCGATGGTCATCGGCTTCCTGCTCCCGCGGCAGGGCTGA
- a CDS encoding GntR family transcriptional regulator, whose translation MTVEDGRPLPEQIYAAVRERIIAGELPPGGRLVERDLAAELGVSRIPLRAALPLLEADGFITTTPRRGAVIVHLTLDDIEELFDVREKLEPMAADLAARRLHASGIPLGRIEEIIGCSETALTTGDEQGAATANVAFHRELIALPGHRLLGHLMQPLMGRLEWLFRLTADRDISAQCAEHRGILAAIRSGNGEVAAALAFAHVASGREPSLGKLRNRLPRGISPAAGAGSR comes from the coding sequence ATGACAGTGGAGGATGGACGCCCGCTTCCCGAGCAGATCTATGCGGCCGTGCGCGAGCGGATCATCGCCGGGGAGCTGCCACCCGGCGGCCGGCTCGTCGAGCGTGACCTCGCGGCCGAGCTCGGCGTCTCCCGCATCCCGTTGCGCGCCGCTCTGCCGCTGCTGGAGGCGGACGGGTTCATCACGACGACCCCGCGGCGGGGTGCGGTCATCGTGCACCTCACGCTGGATGACATCGAAGAGCTTTTCGACGTACGGGAGAAGCTCGAGCCCATGGCCGCCGACCTCGCCGCGCGACGCCTGCACGCCTCCGGAATCCCGCTCGGCCGGATCGAGGAGATCATCGGTTGCAGCGAGACGGCCCTCACCACGGGTGACGAACAGGGCGCGGCGACCGCGAACGTGGCGTTCCACCGCGAGCTGATCGCGCTACCCGGTCACCGCCTGCTCGGCCACCTCATGCAACCGCTGATGGGCCGGCTCGAATGGCTGTTCCGGCTCACCGCCGACCGGGACATCTCCGCGCAGTGCGCCGAGCACCGGGGCATCCTCGCGGCGATCCGGTCCGGGAACGGCGAGGTGGCGGCCGCGCTGGCGTTCGCGCACGTCGCGTCGGGCCGGGAGCCGTCCCTCGGCAAACTCCGCAACCGGCTGCCTCGGGGGATCAGCCCTGCCGCGGGAGCAGGAAGCCGATGA